The following are from one region of the Centropristis striata isolate RG_2023a ecotype Rhode Island chromosome 19, C.striata_1.0, whole genome shotgun sequence genome:
- the anxa4 gene encoding annexin A4 has translation MAAIGNRGTVTEAAGFDAEADVQRLRGAMKGAGTDEAAVVEVLAHRTIAQRQRIKEAFKQAVGKDLADELSSELSGNFRSVVLGLLMLAPVYDAYELRTAMKGAGTEEACLIDILASRTNAEITTINAFYKKEYKKTLEDAVCGDTSGMFQRVLVSLLTAGRDEGDKVDEAQAVLDAKEIYEAGEARWGTDEVKFLTVLCVRNRNHLLRVFEEYQKVSGKDIEESIKREMSGCLEEVFLAIVKCIRNKQAFFAERLYKSMKGLGTTDSVLIRIMVSRAEIDMLDIKAQFLKMYGKTLYSFIKGDTSGDYRKILLELCGGE, from the exons ATGGCAGCG ATTGGAAACCGTGGAACAGTGACCGAGGCGGCTGGTTTCGATGCCGAAGCTGACGTTCAGAGACTGAGAGGAGCCATGAAGGGAGCTG GCACTGATGAGGCAGCTGTCGTCGAGGTCCTAGCCCACCGTACTATTGCCCAGAGGCAGCGCATCAAAGAGGCCTTCAAACAAGCTGTGGGGAAG GACCTGGCTGATGAGCTGTCCTCAGAGCTGAGTGGGAACTTCAGGAGCGTCGTTCTCGGTCTGCTGATGCTGGCGCCGGTGTACGACGCCTATGAGCTGAGAACTGCAATGAAG GGGGCTGGAACGGAAGAAGCCTGCCTCATCGATATCCTGGCTTCAAGGACAAACGCCGAAATAACAACCATCAATGCGTTCTACAAGAAAG aatataaaaaaaccCTGGAAGACGCTGTGTGCGGGGACACATCAGGAATGTTTCAGAGGGTTTTGGTCTCTTTACTCACG GCCGGACGGGATGAGGGTGACAAAGTCGACGAGGCTCAGGCTGTTCTAGACGCCAAG GAAATCTATGAGGCTGGCGAGGCTCGATGGGGCACGGACGAGGTCAAATTCCTCACGGTGCTGTGTGTGAGGAACCGAAACCATCTGCTGCGAG tcttCGAGGAGTATCAGAAGGTTTCTGGGAAAGACATCGAGGAGAGCATTAAGAGGGAGATGTCTGGCTGTCTGGAGGAAGTCTTTCTGGCCATAG TGAAATGCATAAGGAACAAGCAAGCGTTCTTTGCAGAGCGATTATATAAATCAATGAAG GGGCTGGGCACCACGGATAGTGTCCTCATCAGAATAATGGTTTCGAGGGCCGAGATTGACATGTTGGACATTAAGGCGCAGTTCCTGAAGATGTATGGCAAGACTCTCTACTCCTTCATCAAG GGAGACACATCTGGTGACTACCGCAAAATCCTGCTGGAGCTGTGTGGAGGCGAGTAA